One genomic window of Sphingobacterium oryzagri includes the following:
- a CDS encoding tetratricopeptide repeat protein has translation MTWIRQLFVFCLGLTFFLLSSCRMNGGASTHAKKSGKDSLKTDFFQNFTAKYNILHHANLMLDAERKAVFLATDKNYQVRLTVFDEPTATGDPHQAMDSLIQKAYKIVNEKQASKYINDAYFLIGRAYYFKGAYYTAVEFFDQLTKDNSNQQKSFSALAYAWKSRALLQINKAAAAGKAVDSAFMFLDDDKATRTFIHAAKANYLIRTGEEMAAIPYLEYAIASNKQRMDDARWTFLLAQLYRDKGEKEKAQRGFFAISNGNVPFDMAFEAALQAAFLQGNDPAHTVAQRVKPFRAMLKEGKNEGYQDQILYEMGKVFLNTGDEQQAMRLFEQSLQKNRTNVFQVTDTYVTIADYFFEKKQYRKAQLYYDSTATVLPPTYTDVNKIRRKLAFMGELTPLYEENLWQDTLLTLAELDEQARLKNIDAYAAAALAAVNRGRQETPTTGKAKKIKQATSENTAINNALLPDAPINTAVARGNTFYFNNPDALLLGAAEFKRKWGNRQLKDDWRFVKDHTPGLSETRAVAVVETASPLGQDTLNELALLEVYRQKYLDSLPLTADEVARREKIVHDNMIVIGNIYRDYTRDMQEAIRAHELFIARFPNATAAAEIYYALFTMYERIDPSKSLHYKNRLIEQFPHTIHASLAKDRYYLDKVNRDKRLLDRAFEQLFNLYVAGDHVAVIKQANDVLVGTSLQHGMAAQIAYLKALAIGRVGRLTDFTYALEQIVTKYPDDSLVVPLVIENQNFIANNPSLFTHRVNALQDKDNLRIAFVEEPNMTPWPALFIDGDYRTAEAIKKTDQPIVELPKDVAPPQPAAKPVEKRLEIELLLANEREKGANTIAVASVDKASGLQLVKKETQYRASLTSNEAEELLDEQAGGARVELDLMESGSLALVGENHARKQSIQLGTKAVDVGSLKIDFGPNEYRDKKLFPDTATYYFVVNVLDPRVNLAPSRYGIGQFNRSRYARTAINHQLKLVNAENQLLFVGPFETFEEVKTYETRILPLLSEIMKVPQEDYNSFVITSVVLGTLTDGIQIKNYHQVYIEQ, from the coding sequence ATGACGTGGATACGGCAGTTGTTTGTCTTTTGTTTAGGGCTAACATTCTTCTTGCTGTCATCTTGCCGGATGAACGGCGGCGCTTCCACCCATGCAAAAAAAAGTGGTAAAGATAGTTTAAAGACCGATTTTTTTCAAAATTTCACCGCGAAATATAATATTCTCCACCACGCTAATTTGATGCTCGATGCCGAACGAAAGGCGGTATTCTTGGCGACGGATAAAAATTACCAAGTGCGTCTGACCGTATTTGATGAACCAACTGCTACAGGCGATCCACATCAAGCGATGGATTCCCTGATTCAAAAAGCTTACAAAATTGTTAACGAAAAGCAAGCTAGTAAATACATCAACGATGCGTATTTCTTGATAGGTAGAGCTTATTATTTTAAAGGAGCCTATTATACTGCTGTGGAGTTTTTCGACCAGCTAACAAAAGATAACAGTAACCAGCAAAAATCTTTTAGCGCTTTGGCCTATGCGTGGAAATCAAGAGCCCTCTTGCAAATCAATAAAGCAGCTGCTGCGGGTAAGGCCGTGGATTCGGCTTTTATGTTTTTGGATGATGATAAAGCAACGCGCACATTTATCCATGCGGCGAAAGCGAACTATTTGATTCGTACAGGCGAGGAGATGGCGGCAATTCCGTATTTGGAGTATGCCATAGCATCCAATAAGCAGCGAATGGATGATGCTCGGTGGACTTTTTTATTGGCGCAATTGTATCGAGACAAAGGTGAAAAAGAAAAAGCGCAGCGTGGATTTTTTGCCATATCCAACGGGAATGTGCCTTTCGATATGGCATTTGAGGCTGCCTTACAGGCCGCTTTCCTGCAAGGAAATGATCCAGCACATACCGTTGCACAGCGTGTTAAGCCTTTTCGAGCAATGTTAAAGGAAGGAAAAAATGAGGGCTATCAAGATCAGATTCTCTATGAAATGGGTAAGGTTTTCCTAAACACGGGAGACGAACAGCAGGCAATGCGCTTGTTTGAACAATCGCTGCAAAAGAACCGAACGAACGTTTTTCAGGTGACGGACACCTATGTTACGATCGCTGATTATTTCTTTGAAAAAAAACAATATCGAAAAGCGCAATTGTACTACGATAGTACCGCTACGGTGCTGCCGCCTACTTACACCGATGTTAATAAAATCAGGAGAAAACTTGCTTTTATGGGCGAACTGACGCCTTTATACGAGGAAAACCTTTGGCAAGATACCTTGCTGACGCTCGCAGAGCTGGATGAGCAAGCACGCCTAAAAAATATAGATGCTTACGCCGCTGCGGCACTTGCGGCTGTTAACCGAGGGCGGCAAGAAACGCCGACAACTGGTAAGGCAAAAAAAATAAAGCAGGCTACTTCGGAAAATACAGCGATAAACAACGCCTTGCTTCCCGATGCGCCGATAAACACCGCTGTCGCGCGCGGCAATACCTTCTATTTCAACAATCCGGATGCGCTGCTTTTGGGCGCTGCAGAATTTAAACGTAAATGGGGAAATCGGCAGTTGAAAGATGATTGGCGCTTCGTTAAAGACCATACCCCGGGTTTGAGCGAAACCCGCGCCGTGGCCGTTGTCGAAACGGCGTCGCCTCTAGGGCAGGATACGTTAAATGAATTGGCGCTTTTGGAGGTGTATCGACAGAAGTACCTTGATTCGCTGCCGCTTACAGCAGATGAAGTTGCCCGTAGGGAAAAAATAGTGCACGATAATATGATCGTTATTGGCAATATTTATCGTGATTATACGCGCGATATGCAAGAGGCTATCCGTGCGCACGAGCTGTTTATCGCGCGTTTTCCAAACGCTACCGCCGCCGCGGAGATTTATTATGCGTTGTTTACGATGTACGAGCGTATCGACCCATCGAAAAGTTTGCATTATAAAAATCGATTAATCGAGCAATTTCCGCATACTATCCATGCATCTTTAGCAAAAGATCGTTACTATCTGGATAAAGTAAATCGCGACAAGCGTCTATTAGATCGTGCATTTGAGCAATTATTTAACTTGTATGTGGCCGGCGATCATGTTGCGGTAATTAAACAGGCCAATGACGTGTTGGTGGGCACTTCGCTGCAGCACGGCATGGCCGCCCAGATTGCGTATTTAAAGGCTTTGGCCATTGGTCGTGTTGGTCGCTTAACGGATTTTACTTACGCCTTGGAGCAGATTGTTACGAAGTATCCAGACGACAGTTTAGTTGTGCCGTTGGTTATTGAAAACCAAAATTTTATCGCAAACAATCCAAGTTTGTTCACGCATCGAGTCAATGCTTTGCAAGATAAAGATAACTTGCGGATAGCTTTTGTTGAAGAGCCAAACATGACGCCTTGGCCCGCGTTGTTTATTGACGGCGATTACCGGACGGCTGAAGCCATCAAAAAAACAGATCAACCAATCGTCGAGCTGCCTAAAGATGTTGCGCCGCCACAACCAGCTGCGAAGCCTGTTGAAAAGCGGCTGGAAATCGAGCTGCTCCTGGCTAATGAACGTGAAAAAGGCGCCAACACGATAGCTGTTGCGAGCGTAGATAAAGCAAGCGGACTGCAATTAGTAAAAAAGGAGACGCAGTACAGGGCTAGTTTGACCAGTAATGAGGCCGAGGAACTGCTAGATGAGCAAGCCGGAGGAGCGCGTGTTGAATTGGATCTGATGGAAAGCGGATCGCTGGCGCTTGTGGGTGAAAATCATGCGCGGAAGCAGTCTATCCAACTGGGCACAAAAGCAGTTGATGTTGGCTCATTGAAAATCGATTTCGGTCCGAATGAATACCGCGACAAAAAGCTGTTTCCCGATACGGCAACGTATTATTTTGTCGTTAATGTGCTGGATCCGCGTGTCAACCTCGCACCTAGTCGCTACGGTATAGGCCAATTTAACCGTTCGCGATACGCACGTACCGCAATCAATCACCAGTTGAAATTGGTGAATGCTGAAAATCAATTATTATTTGTTGGTCCCTTCGAAACTTTTGAAGAAGTTAAAACTTATGAAACGAGAATCTTACCTTTGCTTTCTGAAATCATGAAAGTGCCACAAGAAGATTACAATAGTTTTGTGATAACAAGTGTGGTGCTTGGCACGTTAACTGATGGGATACAAATTAAGAATTACCATCAGGTATATATAGAGCAATAA
- a CDS encoding penicillin-binding protein 1A — MKRESKQTKLKDEDIKRYTFNFWKILIALILLGVIFIASVRFGVFGKLPSFEELENPKSNLASEILSDDLSVLGTYYKHNRSNVKYSELSPYLVQALISTEDKRFYDHSGIDYSRTITSVFHTILGNKQGGSTITQQLALNLFSERRERNTFKRVMQKFQEWITAVRLERSYTKEEIITMYFNTVDFGYKNTYGIKSAARTFFSTTPDKLSPEEAAILVGMLKGPSLYSPVKFPDNAMIRRNTVLNNMADQNFLTSEELAKAKSTPINLKLRISNYGEGLAPYFRAVLKEEIKKEFQRLSITKADGTPYDLDRDGLKIYTPINYAMQQYAEEAQKEWMAKLQRDFDRQYRNADPFRGENAKLLVAGMRRSDRYRVLKDAGLSEEEIKKEFEKKVPMSLFTYKGNIDTVMTPMDSIRYNKLFLRNSVMSMEPKTGHIKAWVGGVNFEHFKFDQVKQGKRQVGSTAKPFTYATAIDNGYSPCFTVPNHMQTYGNWTPRGTTQGGDPITLSNALKYSQNFATAYVINEVGAANVASLTKKMGITSDVPNYPSISLGAYEASVFDMVGAYSAFVNHGTWIEPTMILRIEDKNGTPIYERTPKVVKAINSESAYIMVNMLKGVVDGGTGSRVRRAEYGGLTNPMGGKTGTTNDNSDAWFIGVTPDLVTGVWTGAEDRGIRFYSMASGQGASAALPIFGLYMRKVYNDKKLAYTQDDFPLPPGGLTREIDCGKYVPFYGTPSEEGQLDDDRLGF, encoded by the coding sequence ATGAAGAGAGAATCAAAGCAAACTAAATTGAAAGATGAAGATATCAAACGCTACACATTCAATTTTTGGAAAATATTAATAGCCCTTATTTTATTAGGGGTCATCTTTATAGCGAGTGTTCGTTTTGGTGTCTTCGGTAAGTTACCTTCCTTCGAAGAATTAGAAAATCCAAAGAGCAACCTTGCTTCGGAAATTCTTTCCGATGATTTAAGCGTATTGGGTACGTACTACAAGCACAATCGTTCCAATGTAAAGTATAGTGAGCTGTCGCCTTATTTGGTTCAGGCGCTGATATCCACCGAAGACAAACGTTTCTACGATCATTCGGGTATCGATTATTCCCGTACCATTACGTCGGTTTTTCATACCATCCTGGGAAATAAACAAGGCGGAAGTACGATAACGCAGCAATTGGCGTTAAACCTGTTTTCAGAGCGTCGTGAAAGAAACACGTTTAAGCGCGTGATGCAAAAATTTCAGGAGTGGATCACGGCCGTTCGGTTAGAGCGAAGTTATACGAAGGAAGAAATCATTACGATGTATTTTAATACGGTGGATTTCGGCTATAAAAATACCTATGGTATTAAATCTGCCGCTCGCACGTTTTTCAGTACAACTCCAGATAAGCTATCGCCGGAAGAAGCCGCCATCTTGGTCGGTATGTTGAAAGGACCATCACTATATTCTCCGGTTAAATTTCCGGATAATGCCATGATCAGAAGAAATACCGTATTGAATAATATGGCAGACCAAAATTTTCTTACATCAGAAGAATTGGCAAAAGCGAAAAGTACGCCGATCAACCTGAAGTTGCGTATATCCAACTACGGGGAAGGACTTGCGCCATATTTTAGGGCGGTGCTGAAGGAGGAAATAAAGAAAGAATTTCAACGGTTGTCTATTACAAAAGCGGATGGCACGCCTTACGATTTGGATCGTGACGGTTTAAAAATCTACACGCCGATAAATTACGCCATGCAGCAGTATGCCGAGGAAGCGCAGAAAGAGTGGATGGCGAAGCTACAACGCGATTTTGATCGGCAATATCGCAACGCTGATCCATTCCGTGGCGAGAATGCCAAATTATTGGTGGCCGGTATGCGCCGCTCAGATCGCTATCGCGTGTTAAAAGATGCGGGGCTTTCGGAAGAAGAAATCAAGAAAGAGTTTGAAAAGAAGGTACCGATGTCGCTGTTTACGTATAAAGGAAATATCGATACGGTTATGACACCGATGGATTCCATTCGTTACAACAAATTGTTTTTGCGGAACTCGGTGATGTCGATGGAGCCAAAAACCGGCCATATCAAAGCTTGGGTCGGCGGCGTCAATTTTGAACATTTCAAGTTCGATCAAGTAAAACAAGGTAAAAGACAAGTTGGTTCAACGGCCAAGCCATTTACTTACGCAACGGCGATAGACAATGGTTATTCTCCTTGTTTCACGGTGCCTAATCATATGCAAACGTATGGTAACTGGACGCCTCGCGGAACAACGCAAGGTGGCGACCCGATCACATTATCCAATGCGCTAAAATATTCGCAAAACTTTGCGACCGCCTACGTTATTAATGAGGTTGGCGCAGCAAACGTTGCTTCTTTAACCAAAAAAATGGGAATCACATCGGATGTGCCTAATTACCCGTCTATTTCGCTAGGCGCGTATGAAGCATCTGTTTTCGATATGGTTGGTGCTTATTCAGCATTTGTTAACCATGGAACGTGGATTGAGCCAACGATGATTTTGCGGATTGAAGATAAAAACGGTACGCCAATTTATGAACGTACACCCAAAGTCGTCAAGGCGATCAACAGCGAATCGGCTTACATTATGGTTAACATGCTGAAAGGCGTGGTTGATGGCGGTACGGGCTCGCGCGTGCGCCGCGCTGAATACGGCGGGTTAACGAATCCGATGGGCGGAAAGACGGGTACGACGAATGACAACTCCGATGCCTGGTTTATCGGTGTAACGCCCGATCTGGTGACCGGCGTGTGGACCGGAGCAGAAGATCGCGGTATTCGCTTTTACAGCATGGCTTCTGGCCAGGGAGCGTCGGCTGCATTACCAATCTTCGGTTTGTATATGCGTAAAGTGTACAATGACAAAAAACTCGCTTACACGCAAGATGACTTTCCATTGCCTCCTGGCGGTTTGACACGGGAGATTGACTGTGGAAAATATGTGCCTTTCTATGGTACACCGTCCGAAGAAGGGCAGTTGGATGACGACAGGCTAGGTTTTTAG
- the uvrC gene encoding excinuclease ABC subunit UvrC has product MSLFDYKEELKKIPHKPGVYQYFDKQNELIYVGKAKDLRNRVGSYFVNDNQLNSKTRVLVRKINRIAFTIVDTEIDAWLLENNLIKKHKPRYNVMLKDDKTYPWIVIKHEHFPRIFWTRKYIKDGSRYYGPYASVGMMHIILDMIRELFPLRTCNLNLAPENIAKGKYKVCLEYQIGNCKGPCEGYQSEEDYGQNLSDIKDILNGKISVVTNRLKSQMQAAVADLNFEVAHKFKNKLDKLSNYQSKSTVVSSSITNVDVFSIASDESYAFVNYLKVAHGVVIQTQTLEMKKRLDESEEELLALAIPEIRSRFKSTSKEIIVPFDIHIEENNEFKFTIPKLGEKRNLLDLSLKNVAYFKKERMLQYERLNPEIKTERILHQMQKDLRLNVLPRHIECFDNSNIQGNYPVSAIVVFKDARPSKKDYRHFNVKTVIGPNDFATMEEAVFRRYRRLLDEDQELPQLIIIDGGKGQLGAALKSLKLLGIEKKVTVIGIAKRLEELYYPGDQYPLYLDKKSETLRIIQHLRDEAHRFGITFHRNQRSRKTFVSELENIPGIGKTSVEKLLKTFKSAKKVKEASDDDLGKVLNLKQVKALRLYFADQSS; this is encoded by the coding sequence ATGAGTTTATTTGATTATAAAGAAGAGTTAAAGAAAATACCACACAAGCCTGGTGTTTATCAGTATTTTGATAAGCAAAATGAGCTGATATACGTTGGCAAGGCAAAAGATCTTCGAAATAGGGTAGGCTCTTATTTTGTCAATGACAATCAACTAAACAGTAAAACCAGGGTACTGGTGCGTAAAATAAACCGCATCGCTTTTACCATCGTTGATACCGAGATCGATGCTTGGCTCTTGGAAAATAACCTCATCAAAAAGCATAAACCGCGCTATAATGTGATGCTCAAGGACGATAAAACCTATCCTTGGATCGTCATCAAGCACGAGCATTTTCCACGTATCTTCTGGACCCGTAAATATATCAAAGATGGATCTCGGTATTACGGTCCATACGCTTCGGTCGGAATGATGCATATTATCCTGGATATGATCCGCGAATTGTTTCCTTTGCGTACTTGTAATCTCAACCTGGCACCAGAAAATATTGCGAAAGGCAAGTATAAAGTCTGCTTAGAATACCAGATTGGCAACTGTAAAGGACCGTGCGAGGGCTACCAGTCGGAAGAAGATTATGGACAAAATTTATCCGATATCAAAGATATTTTGAACGGGAAGATTTCGGTCGTCACCAATAGGCTTAAAAGCCAAATGCAAGCAGCGGTTGCGGATTTGAATTTCGAGGTTGCGCATAAGTTTAAGAATAAGTTGGATAAATTGTCCAATTACCAAAGCAAATCTACTGTTGTTAGCTCATCCATCACGAATGTGGATGTATTTAGCATCGCTTCCGATGAAAGTTACGCGTTTGTTAACTATCTTAAGGTTGCGCATGGTGTCGTGATTCAGACGCAGACCTTGGAAATGAAAAAGCGGCTGGACGAATCAGAAGAGGAGCTTCTTGCGTTGGCGATTCCAGAGATACGTAGCCGGTTTAAGAGCACCTCGAAGGAAATTATTGTACCTTTTGATATCCACATTGAGGAGAACAACGAGTTTAAGTTCACCATCCCGAAGCTTGGAGAGAAGAGAAACCTTTTAGACTTATCGCTTAAAAATGTCGCTTACTTTAAGAAAGAGCGGATGTTGCAATACGAACGGTTGAATCCGGAGATTAAAACCGAGCGTATCTTACACCAAATGCAAAAAGATTTGCGGTTGAATGTTCTGCCACGGCATATCGAGTGTTTTGATAACTCAAATATTCAGGGTAATTATCCTGTTTCTGCCATAGTAGTTTTCAAAGATGCCCGTCCTTCTAAAAAAGACTATCGTCACTTCAACGTGAAGACGGTAATCGGACCGAATGATTTTGCGACAATGGAGGAAGCTGTTTTTAGGCGTTATAGACGACTTTTGGATGAAGACCAGGAATTGCCACAGCTTATCATCATTGATGGCGGTAAAGGACAACTGGGCGCCGCGCTGAAAAGCTTAAAGCTATTAGGTATTGAAAAGAAAGTGACTGTTATCGGTATTGCAAAACGTTTGGAAGAACTTTATTACCCGGGCGATCAATATCCCTTGTATTTAGATAAGAAATCGGAAACACTGCGGATAATCCAACATTTACGGGATGAGGCACACCGTTTTGGTATTACCTTTCACCGTAATCAGCGTAGCCGAAAAACGTTTGTTTCCGAATTAGAGAATATTCCAGGCATTGGAAAAACATCTGTAGAGAAATTGCTAAAGACGTTCAAGTCGGCAAAAAAAGTAAAGGAAGCTAGCGATGATGATTTAGGAAAAGTGCTTAACCTGAAGCAGGTTAAGGCACTTCGCTTGTATTTTGCGGATCAATCTTCGTAG
- the era gene encoding GTPase Era, with the protein MSHKAGFVSIIGKPNAGKSTLMNSLVGEKMSIITPKAQTTRHRIIGIVNDDDHQIVFSDTPGVIKPNYSLQESMMNFVQGSLIDADVILFVTDIHEKYDENDVIEKLRKTSSPVAVLINKIDKSSEEEVMSKIAFWKEKLNPDAIFAISALLDHGVKGIMEYIKEKLPEHAPYYEKDELTDKNMRFFVAEMIREKIFKLYDKEIPYSTEVVVTAYKEEANITKIAAEIIVERDSQKNIIIGKAGAMIKKVGTYARQDMEEFIGGKVFLELFVKVIPDWRSKKNYLKKFGYED; encoded by the coding sequence ATGTCGCACAAAGCAGGATTTGTAAGTATCATCGGAAAACCCAACGCAGGAAAGTCTACCTTAATGAACTCATTAGTAGGCGAAAAAATGTCTATTATTACGCCAAAAGCGCAAACTACCCGGCATCGAATTATTGGTATTGTAAACGATGATGACCATCAAATCGTGTTTTCCGACACGCCCGGCGTGATAAAACCCAACTATTCCTTACAGGAATCGATGATGAATTTCGTTCAAGGGTCATTAATTGATGCCGATGTCATTTTGTTTGTTACCGACATCCACGAGAAATACGATGAAAACGACGTTATCGAGAAACTTCGCAAAACCTCGTCGCCGGTAGCCGTATTAATCAACAAAATTGATAAATCATCGGAAGAAGAGGTCATGAGTAAAATCGCGTTCTGGAAAGAAAAGCTTAATCCAGATGCCATATTTGCGATCTCTGCATTGCTTGATCATGGTGTAAAAGGAATCATGGAATATATCAAGGAAAAGTTGCCTGAACACGCGCCCTACTACGAGAAAGATGAATTAACGGACAAAAACATGCGTTTTTTCGTTGCCGAAATGATTCGGGAGAAGATTTTTAAATTGTACGACAAAGAAATTCCATACAGCACCGAAGTCGTGGTTACAGCTTATAAGGAAGAGGCAAATATTACTAAAATTGCAGCTGAAATCATTGTAGAGCGTGATTCCCAAAAAAATATCATCATCGGAAAGGCCGGAGCCATGATCAAAAAAGTAGGCACCTATGCCCGCCAAGACATGGAAGAATTTATCGGCGGAAAAGTTTTTCTAGAGCTATTTGTGAAAGTTATTCCCGACTGGCGCAGCAAAAAGAACTACCTGAAAAAATTCGGCTACGAAGATTGA
- a CDS encoding nuclear transport factor 2 family protein, with translation MKKTLTTIAATVLMIATLSSFAAENFNPLKHVATAKILTTYLEATTLGSTDLNKFLFADDFEYRNSANGDSFNKKEYTAFLKAHKGIQFDCETTYEILDESGQACVAKATMKFENFTRVDYITLNQSEEGWKVSKVVTSYPKY, from the coding sequence ATGAAAAAGACATTAACAACCATCGCTGCTACAGTACTTATGATTGCTACACTTAGCTCATTTGCAGCGGAAAATTTCAACCCATTAAAACATGTTGCTACGGCAAAAATTTTGACGACCTATCTGGAGGCCACAACATTGGGTAGCACAGATCTAAACAAGTTTCTTTTTGCCGACGATTTTGAATATCGTAATTCCGCAAATGGCGATAGCTTTAACAAAAAAGAGTACACGGCATTTTTAAAAGCACATAAGGGTATACAGTTTGATTGCGAAACAACGTATGAAATACTCGACGAAAGTGGTCAGGCTTGCGTAGCAAAAGCAACCATGAAATTTGAAAACTTTACACGCGTGGATTACATCACGCTGAACCAAAGCGAAGAAGGCTGGAAAGTAAGTAAAGTGGTAACAAGTTATCCAAAATATTAA
- a CDS encoding DUF3472 domain-containing protein translates to MKNSIKLLALLSLFFHVMVSCAKIQDVAVANVSTSAQVNSSSYEVALAGNAFVTSRPTGASEIINNAGLANWNNAATIISIYFRVEHAGDVQLKLKAKVAPANNSSKIRVAIGNTAREIDLAGADFKDYDLGTFTVQAGYVKVDLQGISKTGGYFADVSHLLVSGAASANLLYANDPAYYYWARRGPSSHMQYTIPTNEPVQYYYGEMTVPVGEDAIGSYFMSNGFSEGYFGIQVNSSTERRILFSVWSPYSTDNPNEIPESQRITLNKKGQDVYTGEFGNEGSGGQSYLRYNWTAGTTYKFLLKGQPDGTGSTDFSAWVYLEDKGGWFLIASFKRPQLSKYLTGFYSFLENFNPNEGYIDRKVNFTNRWVRTAAGNWLPVNAARFTVDATYNARQRIDAIGGVENNKFYLRMGSFFSTVVAPNSNFSVQAPTVAPVIDFNSLP, encoded by the coding sequence ATGAAAAATTCAATTAAACTTCTCGCTTTACTGAGCCTATTTTTCCATGTGATGGTCTCCTGTGCGAAAATACAAGATGTAGCGGTCGCCAACGTTTCGACGAGCGCACAAGTCAATAGCAGCTCTTATGAAGTAGCCTTGGCAGGGAATGCATTTGTCACATCTCGGCCCACAGGTGCCAGCGAGATCATTAACAATGCTGGTCTTGCGAACTGGAATAACGCCGCTACCATCATTAGTATTTATTTTCGTGTAGAGCATGCGGGTGATGTCCAATTAAAGTTGAAAGCTAAAGTAGCGCCTGCAAACAATTCCAGTAAAATTAGGGTCGCAATCGGCAACACCGCCAGGGAGATTGATTTGGCTGGTGCGGATTTCAAAGATTACGATTTGGGAACATTCACCGTGCAAGCGGGCTATGTTAAAGTAGATTTGCAAGGTATTTCGAAAACTGGTGGATATTTCGCCGACGTTTCGCATTTGCTGGTGAGTGGAGCTGCTTCCGCAAATTTACTGTATGCGAATGATCCTGCGTATTACTATTGGGCTCGTAGAGGTCCATCCAGCCACATGCAATACACGATTCCGACGAACGAGCCTGTGCAGTATTATTATGGTGAAATGACCGTGCCCGTGGGAGAAGACGCTATTGGTTCCTATTTTATGAGTAATGGTTTTAGCGAAGGTTATTTCGGTATTCAAGTCAATTCATCCACCGAGCGTAGAATCTTATTTTCGGTTTGGAGCCCGTATAGTACAGATAATCCTAATGAAATACCCGAAAGTCAACGGATAACGCTGAATAAAAAGGGGCAAGATGTGTACACCGGCGAATTTGGTAACGAAGGGTCTGGCGGACAAAGCTATTTACGTTATAATTGGACTGCTGGAACAACGTATAAGTTTCTATTAAAAGGCCAGCCAGACGGTACTGGATCTACGGACTTTAGCGCATGGGTATATTTAGAAGACAAAGGTGGTTGGTTTCTGATTGCCAGCTTTAAAAGACCTCAACTTTCAAAATATTTAACAGGATTTTATAGCTTCTTGGAGAACTTCAATCCTAATGAAGGCTATATCGATCGTAAAGTCAATTTCACGAATCGCTGGGTGCGCACTGCTGCTGGTAATTGGCTACCTGTAAATGCAGCACGCTTTACTGTAGATGCAACCTATAACGCACGTCAGCGTATTGATGCCATCGGCGGTGTTGAGAATAATAAGTTTTACTTACGTATGGGTAGTTTTTTCTCGACTGTAGTCGCTCCAAACAGCAATTTTTCGGTTCAAGCGCCAACTGTAGCTCCGGTTATTGATTTTAACTCCTTGCCTTAG